The Aphis gossypii isolate Hap1 unplaced genomic scaffold, ASM2018417v2 Contig00334_ERROPOS140289, whole genome shotgun sequence genome has a window encoding:
- the LOC126553818 gene encoding uncharacterized protein LOC126553818, translating into MAGQAIPVQVYGGLASKNIQRSSTIQSPPPPPPPNDLIDTTNFVIDFAARKSINIGLDPWDVFNVSVQIITPSRYVSITSDFLRCIYSLMGYILSIISDPPVKSRERLFLKDEINTLSKTTYRGENMLVIESHLRQGCRVLLNRQNLLRLQDIQWAIDESIARKSNVVRCTVMEQTDLIASYLSMNVYVEKSACVEEMIAATRNIHNNLHTMNIIPESQCSFINQIKLFANKQLALCWSANVQASSAKKCRSRYKMKHMCIIILFCTICI; encoded by the coding sequence ATGGCAGGTCAAGCTATTCCTGTTCAGGTTTACGGTGGACTTGcgagtaaaaatatacaacgcTCGTCTACTATACAgtcaccaccaccaccaccaccacctaACGATTTAATTGACACCACGAACTTCGTTATAGACTTCGCTGCACGGAAGTCCATCAACATAGGACTCGATCCGTGGGACGTATTCAACGTATCCGTACAGATAATAACACCATCGCGTTATGTAAGCATAACAAGTGACTTTTTGAGGTGTATTTACTCATTGATGGGATATATTCTCTCAATTATATCTGACCCACCTGTTAAAAGTCGAGAGAGACTTTTCCTCAAAGACGAAATTAACACGCTGTCCAAAACTACTTATCGTGGCGAAAATATGCTCGTAATCGAGTCACATCTCCGTCAAGGATGTCGCGTGCTTTTGAACAGGCAAAATCTACTAAGGCTTCAAGATATACAATGGGCAATCGACGAATCGATCGCACGAAAATCTAATGTCGTACGATGTACAGTAATGGAGCAAACTGACCTAATTGCGTCATATTTAAGTATGAACGTTTATGTGGAAAAATCTGCGTGCGTTGAAGAAATGATTGCTGCCACCCGAaatattcataacaatttacacacaatgaatataataccGGAGAGTCAATGCAGTTTCATTAACCAGATTAAATTGTTCGCCAACAAACAATTAGCATTGTGTTGGTCGGCGAACGTTCAGGCTAGCAGCGCGAAAAAATGCCGGTCCCGTTATAAGATGAAACACATGtgcattataatacttttctgTACTATCTGTATTTAG